A single window of Sphingobium sp. SCG-1 DNA harbors:
- the purT gene encoding formate-dependent phosphoribosylglycinamide formyltransferase, which yields MASYAKLLLLGSGELGKEFTISAKRLGCHVVACDAYDDAPAMQVADERDVFSMLDADALRAAILRHQPDYIVPEVEAIRTEILQEMEAEGFTVVPSARAAYMTMNRDRIRDLAAVELGLRTARYRYADTWEEMQAGAAYTGFPCVVKPVMSSSGKGQSTVQDAAGLQAAWDYAVANMRGDRRKVIVEEFIAFDYEITLLTVRTRDGVLFCPPIGHRQERGDYQESWQPTPMTDAFLADAQKMATAVVDNLGGYGIFGIEFFATRDEVIFSELSPRPHDTGMVTLMSQNLTEFDLHIRAILGLPITDIRLNGPTASAVVLADREADAFRIAGVDDALALGRSGQDVDVRLFGKPATRKNRRMAVALAAGDTVDEARKTATAAAQCIQLLYE from the coding sequence ATGGCCTCCTACGCGAAATTGTTGCTCCTCGGTTCCGGCGAACTGGGCAAGGAATTCACGATATCGGCCAAGCGGCTTGGCTGCCATGTCGTTGCCTGCGACGCCTATGACGATGCGCCCGCCATGCAGGTCGCCGATGAGCGTGACGTGTTCTCGATGCTGGACGCGGACGCCCTGCGCGCGGCAATCCTGCGGCACCAGCCCGACTATATTGTCCCTGAAGTTGAGGCGATTCGCACGGAAATACTGCAGGAGATGGAAGCAGAGGGCTTCACTGTCGTTCCCTCTGCCCGCGCTGCCTATATGACGATGAACCGCGACCGCATCCGTGACTTGGCGGCGGTTGAGTTGGGGCTTCGCACGGCGCGCTACCGCTATGCCGATACCTGGGAAGAGATGCAGGCGGGCGCGGCGTACACGGGCTTCCCGTGCGTCGTGAAGCCGGTGATGTCGTCGTCGGGCAAAGGGCAAAGCACGGTTCAGGATGCGGCAGGGTTGCAGGCCGCATGGGATTATGCCGTCGCCAACATGCGCGGCGACCGGCGTAAGGTGATCGTTGAGGAGTTCATTGCCTTCGACTATGAGATCACGCTGCTGACGGTACGAACGCGGGACGGCGTGCTGTTCTGCCCGCCGATCGGGCACCGGCAGGAACGCGGCGACTATCAGGAAAGCTGGCAGCCCACGCCGATGACGGACGCCTTCCTGGCCGACGCGCAGAAGATGGCGACGGCCGTGGTCGATAACCTAGGCGGCTACGGCATCTTCGGCATCGAGTTCTTCGCGACGCGTGATGAAGTGATCTTCTCCGAACTGTCGCCGCGGCCGCACGATACGGGTATGGTGACGCTGATGTCGCAGAACCTGACCGAGTTCGACCTGCACATCCGGGCGATCCTGGGCCTGCCCATCACCGATATCCGGCTGAACGGACCTACCGCCTCCGCGGTGGTGCTGGCGGACCGGGAGGCGGACGCGTTTCGCATCGCGGGCGTGGATGATGCACTGGCGCTCGGGCGTAGCGGACAGGATGTCGATGTGCGGCTGTTCGGGAAGCCCGCCACGCGCAAGAACCGCAGGATGGCCGTTGCTCTCGCCGCGGGCGATACGGTCGATGAGGCCCGGAAGACCGCAACCGCCGCGGCGCAGTGCATCCAGCTCCTTTATGAATAG
- the ung gene encoding uracil-DNA glycosylase: MTDRIKLHESWKAPLENEFGEPYMHALRTFLQAEKTAGKTIFPRGSDYFRALDLTPLEAVRVVILGQDPYHGPGQAHGLAFSVQPGVRTPPSLVNIYKELHSDLGIAPARHGFLEHWAQQGVLLLNSVLTVEMAQAASHQKKGWERFTDAIIRLVNAKQEPVVFLLWGAYAQRKAAFVDSVDKGGRHLVLKSAHPSPLSAHNGFLGSRPFSKANAFLEAQGLSPINWTLPPIVERRSEAV; this comes from the coding sequence ATGACCGACAGAATCAAGCTGCACGAAAGCTGGAAAGCGCCGCTCGAGAACGAATTTGGCGAACCCTATATGCATGCGCTGCGTACATTCCTGCAGGCGGAGAAGACGGCCGGAAAAACGATCTTCCCACGCGGATCGGACTATTTTCGGGCGCTGGACCTAACGCCATTGGAGGCGGTGCGCGTGGTGATATTGGGGCAAGACCCTTATCATGGTCCGGGGCAAGCGCATGGCCTTGCCTTCAGTGTGCAGCCGGGCGTGCGGACGCCGCCTTCGCTGGTCAACATCTACAAGGAACTGCACAGCGACCTTGGCATCGCACCTGCCCGACACGGCTTTCTGGAGCATTGGGCGCAGCAGGGCGTGCTGCTGCTCAACAGCGTGCTGACGGTGGAAATGGCGCAGGCGGCATCGCATCAGAAGAAAGGATGGGAGCGGTTCACCGACGCCATCATCCGGCTGGTCAATGCAAAGCAGGAGCCAGTCGTCTTCCTGCTATGGGGCGCCTACGCGCAGCGCAAGGCGGCGTTCGTGGACAGCGTCGACAAGGGCGGGCGGCATCTGGTGCTGAAATCGGCACACCCCTCCCCGCTCTCCGCACATAACGGATTTTTGGGGAGCCGGCCCTTTTCGAAGGCTAATGCCTTTCTGGAAGCGCAGGGATTGTCGCCGATCAACTGGACCTTGCCGCCAATCGTTGAGCGGCGCAGCGAAGCGGTGTAA
- a CDS encoding DUF962 domain-containing protein, translating into MRKFRTFRQFWPYYLQEHARPLTRALHYVGTSLVILLFAISVIRDHLWPLLLLPVAGYGFAWAAHFAIERNRPATFHYPLWSLAADFWMWTRFVTGRIGMDLAMAGVRSDGTVDPDRRL; encoded by the coding sequence ATGCGCAAATTCAGGACCTTCCGGCAGTTCTGGCCTTATTATTTGCAGGAGCACGCGCGGCCGCTCACGCGCGCATTGCATTATGTCGGGACCAGTCTGGTCATTCTGCTGTTCGCCATCTCCGTAATCCGGGATCACCTTTGGCCTCTGCTGCTGCTGCCTGTCGCGGGCTATGGTTTTGCTTGGGCCGCGCATTTCGCGATCGAGCGAAACCGCCCTGCGACCTTCCACTATCCGCTCTGGTCGCTGGCGGCCGACTTCTGGATGTGGACGCGCTTCGTGACGGGGCGCATCGGCATGGACCTGGCCATGGCGGGCGTGCGTAGCGACGGCACCGTGGACCCCGACCGCCGCCTGTAG
- a CDS encoding GNAT family N-acetyltransferase: MTLTATFTPLPALDLLAARWQALEARAGEDKSFFLGWTWMKSWLSTSGASPELLSVQSEGGDVALALIGRAQVPRLLGSIATLSLNQAGVTSQDRGFIEYNGLLKSADAPEGIEAMALQAMMARTDWRALQLAGITPNWQSLDQGRFRRATRVDRLPAYLIDLAAVRGANGDYLSLLSANTRSQIKRSTKDYGSDPTITVAADSVVAETWLTEMQALNAGRHADNAWDDAGFRAFARALVLRGLTTGEVELLRIAAGDHLLGYLLNFLYAGRAMNYQSAFSAPISSKAKPGLMCHVAAVTRYADAGLSIYSLLAGKDRYKQSLATGEETLEWWTLERFSPRLEAEALLRRILRRPASA, translated from the coding sequence ATGACGCTGACCGCCACCTTCACGCCGCTGCCAGCGCTCGACCTGTTAGCGGCACGGTGGCAGGCGCTTGAGGCCCGTGCTGGCGAAGACAAGAGCTTCTTCCTGGGTTGGACATGGATGAAAAGCTGGCTCTCGACCAGCGGTGCCTCGCCCGAACTGCTCAGCGTGCAGTCGGAAGGTGGGGACGTGGCGCTCGCCTTGATCGGGCGTGCGCAGGTGCCGCGATTGCTGGGGAGCATCGCAACGCTTTCGCTAAATCAGGCCGGGGTCACATCGCAGGACCGTGGTTTTATCGAGTATAATGGGCTGCTGAAATCCGCCGATGCACCGGAGGGGATAGAAGCGATGGCGCTGCAAGCGATGATGGCCCGCACTGACTGGCGCGCCTTGCAATTGGCGGGCATCACTCCGAACTGGCAATCCCTCGACCAGGGCCGCTTCCGCCGCGCTACACGCGTTGATCGTTTGCCCGCCTATCTGATCGACCTAGCCGCTGTGCGGGGTGCGAATGGCGACTATCTTTCCCTGCTGAGCGCCAACACGCGAAGCCAGATCAAACGCTCAACCAAGGATTATGGCAGCGATCCGACAATCACGGTGGCGGCGGATTCTGTCGTAGCCGAAACATGGCTGACCGAAATGCAGGCACTCAACGCGGGCCGTCATGCCGATAATGCCTGGGATGACGCGGGCTTCAGGGCTTTTGCGCGGGCGCTGGTCTTGCGGGGACTGACGACGGGAGAAGTCGAACTCCTCCGCATCGCGGCGGGCGATCACTTGCTCGGTTATCTGCTGAACTTCCTCTACGCCGGGCGGGCGATGAATTACCAGTCGGCATTTTCGGCACCGATTTCATCGAAAGCGAAGCCGGGGCTGATGTGCCATGTCGCCGCCGTCACGCGCTATGCCGATGCAGGGCTCTCCATTTACTCCCTGCTGGCGGGCAAGGACCGCTACAAGCAGAGCCTCGCAACCGGCGAGGAGACGTTGGAATGGTGGACGCTCGAACGATTCTCGCCGCGCCTCGAAGCCGAAGCGCTGCTGCGGCGGATACTCAGACGCCCAGCTTCCGCATGA
- a CDS encoding cupin-like domain-containing protein, which yields MSLQQPIDRSSAAMPRAFGESARVAFATAYPDLSVKLMHQLAGHPLFSREALAMLAERMPGSQVEYNLGKLPLGVRPEETPNNGLTLGETVRTIDTNGSWVVMKNVECDPEYAAMLDAALAELAPMVARKTGRMLHREAFIFLSSPDSVTPFHMDPEHNILLQIEGEKTMTVFPAGDPTLVPPQQSEGFHAGAHRNLKWDAAFLNKGKPVKLLAGDAVLVPVKAPHFVNNGPAVSISFSITWRSDRSIAEGELHSLNAMLRRRKLPTVKVGAKPEAQRFHRLLYRLMRKLGV from the coding sequence ATGTCGCTCCAGCAGCCTATCGACCGATCTTCTGCCGCCATGCCGCGCGCCTTCGGTGAATCGGCGCGAGTTGCCTTCGCCACTGCCTATCCCGACCTGTCGGTGAAGTTGATGCATCAACTGGCCGGTCATCCGCTGTTCTCGCGCGAGGCGCTGGCCATGCTGGCGGAGCGGATGCCCGGATCGCAAGTCGAGTATAACCTCGGCAAGCTGCCGCTGGGTGTGCGGCCCGAGGAAACGCCGAACAACGGACTGACCTTGGGCGAAACGGTCCGCACCATCGACACTAATGGCAGTTGGGTCGTGATGAAGAATGTCGAGTGCGATCCGGAATATGCCGCGATGTTGGACGCCGCGTTGGCCGAGCTTGCGCCGATGGTTGCCCGCAAGACCGGGCGGATGCTCCATCGCGAGGCATTCATTTTCCTGTCCTCGCCCGACAGCGTGACGCCGTTCCACATGGACCCGGAGCATAATATCCTGCTCCAGATCGAGGGTGAGAAGACGATGACCGTCTTTCCCGCGGGCGATCCGACCCTGGTGCCGCCGCAACAAAGTGAAGGGTTTCACGCCGGGGCGCACCGCAACCTGAAGTGGGATGCGGCGTTTCTGAACAAGGGTAAGCCCGTTAAGCTTCTCGCGGGCGATGCTGTTCTGGTGCCGGTGAAGGCGCCGCATTTCGTGAATAACGGGCCAGCCGTCTCGATCAGCTTCTCTATCACCTGGCGATCTGACCGGAGCATCGCCGAGGGCGAGTTACACAGCCTGAACGCGATGCTGCGCCGCCGAAAGCTACCGACAGTGAAGGTCGGCGCGAAACCGGAAGCCCAGCGGTTTCACCGGCTCCTCTACCGCCTCATGCGGAAGCTGGGCGTCTGA
- a CDS encoding GNAT family N-acetyltransferase produces MDMAPDPALKPGMGEPLLPFPGDGPDARWAVLGEAAAEANAFYAPDMLRAALDHLRGKQNVRLIEVFDGTRLIGLMPVTVMPRHGRLPVANVANWMHAHCFYGAPLIHRGDEQAAWIGFLTQLDAADWAPNFLHLRGFDAAGANAAALEAVCVSQRRRFAEIGRYDRALLRSDLSADAYWETNVRAKKRKEIRRLQKRLADMGAVESRTLTDAADLPHWCSDFLALEASGWKGQEGTALSCSADDAAFFRAATAAACANGRLHFLRLDLDGKPIAMLINFQHRDGAFSFKIAIDETLGRFSPGVLIEIDNLRAVQDDPAIAWMDSCAAPDHPMIDSLWGERRSIVQYRVALKGSGLTRARRATTFALASAVERAAAFMKRR; encoded by the coding sequence ATGGACATGGCGCCCGATCCTGCCCTCAAGCCCGGCATGGGCGAGCCTCTTCTCCCGTTTCCGGGTGATGGGCCGGATGCGCGCTGGGCGGTGCTGGGTGAAGCAGCGGCGGAGGCCAATGCCTTCTACGCGCCCGACATGCTTCGCGCGGCGCTGGATCATCTGCGTGGCAAGCAGAACGTCCGGCTGATCGAAGTCTTCGACGGCACGAGGTTGATCGGACTGATGCCGGTGACGGTGATGCCGCGCCATGGCCGCCTGCCTGTTGCCAATGTTGCCAACTGGATGCACGCGCATTGCTTCTACGGTGCGCCGCTCATCCATCGCGGAGACGAGCAGGCAGCCTGGATTGGCTTCCTGACGCAACTGGATGCGGCAGATTGGGCACCGAACTTCCTGCATCTACGTGGTTTCGACGCGGCAGGGGCCAATGCCGCCGCGCTGGAAGCGGTGTGCGTTTCGCAGCGGCGGAGATTTGCGGAGATCGGGCGGTACGACCGCGCGTTGCTCCGGTCCGATCTTTCCGCCGACGCCTATTGGGAGACCAACGTCCGCGCGAAGAAGCGCAAGGAAATCCGCCGCCTGCAAAAGCGCCTTGCCGATATGGGTGCCGTTGAAAGCCGCACGCTGACGGATGCCGCCGACCTGCCGCACTGGTGCAGTGACTTCCTCGCACTCGAAGCATCGGGATGGAAAGGTCAGGAAGGCACAGCATTGTCCTGTTCCGCCGACGACGCGGCATTCTTCCGCGCTGCCACGGCAGCGGCCTGTGCGAATGGGCGACTTCATTTCCTGCGGCTCGATCTGGATGGAAAGCCGATCGCCATGCTGATCAACTTCCAGCATCGCGACGGCGCATTCTCCTTCAAGATCGCCATCGACGAGACATTGGGCCGCTTTTCCCCCGGCGTGCTGATCGAGATAGATAATCTGCGCGCGGTGCAGGACGATCCGGCAATCGCATGGATGGATAGTTGCGCCGCACCCGATCACCCGATGATCGACAGCCTTTGGGGCGAGCGGCGCAGCATCGTCCAATATCGGGTGGCGCTGAAAGGTAGCGGCCTGACCCGTGCTCGCCGCGCCACGACCTTTGCACTGGCCAGCGCGGTCGAGCGTGCCGCTGCTTTCATGAAGAGAAGATAG
- a CDS encoding class I SAM-dependent methyltransferase, whose amino-acid sequence MRPSGLLAVTVLLAGCSASGDPSRPASAQNFPKADRPVAPIVSTRWSTEEARDRLNEADDIMKLAGIRPGMTVADIGAGEGYYTVRLAKRVGPQGRVLAEDVLAEVIDALGRRVTREDWKNVSVKLGTPDDPKLPADSFDRVLMVHMYHEISEPYAFLWHMHPALKKDGEVIVVDANRPTRQHGTPPRLLACEFAAVGYRLEQVVARPNAGGYLARFRKIGARPKPESIIACALRE is encoded by the coding sequence ATGCGACCCTCCGGCCTGCTCGCCGTCACGGTGCTGCTGGCCGGTTGCAGCGCTTCGGGCGATCCCAGTCGCCCTGCATCGGCGCAGAACTTTCCCAAAGCGGACCGGCCCGTTGCGCCGATCGTATCGACACGCTGGTCGACCGAGGAAGCACGCGATCGCCTCAACGAAGCCGACGACATCATGAAGCTCGCAGGGATACGCCCCGGCATGACGGTTGCGGACATCGGCGCGGGGGAAGGCTATTATACGGTGCGCCTTGCCAAGCGCGTGGGGCCGCAGGGACGCGTTCTGGCCGAGGATGTGCTGGCCGAAGTGATCGATGCGCTTGGTCGGCGCGTGACGCGAGAGGACTGGAAGAACGTCAGCGTCAAGCTTGGCACGCCGGACGATCCCAAGCTGCCCGCCGACAGTTTCGACCGTGTCCTGATGGTGCATATGTATCATGAGATCAGCGAACCCTATGCGTTTCTCTGGCATATGCATCCGGCGCTGAAGAAGGATGGCGAAGTCATCGTAGTCGATGCCAATCGGCCGACACGGCAACATGGAACCCCGCCGCGTCTTCTCGCCTGCGAGTTCGCTGCCGTGGGCTACAGGCTCGAACAGGTGGTCGCGCGGCCCAATGCCGGAGGCTATCTGGCGCGGTTCCGCAAGATCGGCGCACGCCCGAAGCCGGAGAGCATCATCGCCTGCGCCTTGCGGGAATGA
- the prfB gene encoding peptide chain release factor 2 produces MRAEAQQHIDRIDAALDLLRRFLDWDRALRRLDELNARVEDSSLWDDPKKAQEVMRERTRLDSAINATRAIDSEKTDTAELIEMAEAEGDEAMVTEAIQSLKELAERADQDKVKALLAGEADANDTYLEIHAGAGGTESQDWAEMLQRMYVRWAERRGYKVEIVDYHGGEQAGIKSATLLIKGENAYGYAKTESGVHRLVRISPYDSSARRHTSFSSVWVYPVIDDNIDIEVNESDLKIDTYRASGAGGQHINTTDSAVRITHVPTGIIVACQNQRSQHKNKAEAMNMLKARMYEAELQRREAAASAEHASKSDIGWGHQIRSYVLQPYQMVKDLRTGVVSTAPDDVLDGALDPYMAAALSQKVTGEKVVVEDVD; encoded by the coding sequence ATGCGCGCCGAAGCGCAGCAACATATCGACCGTATCGACGCCGCTCTCGACTTGCTGCGGCGTTTTCTGGACTGGGACCGCGCGCTGCGGCGGCTTGACGAGTTGAACGCGCGCGTCGAGGACTCGTCGCTGTGGGACGATCCCAAAAAGGCGCAGGAAGTCATGCGTGAGCGAACGCGCCTCGATAGTGCGATCAATGCCACGCGCGCGATCGACAGCGAGAAGACCGACACCGCCGAACTCATCGAAATGGCCGAAGCCGAAGGTGACGAGGCGATGGTGACCGAAGCGATCCAGTCGCTAAAGGAACTGGCCGAGCGTGCCGACCAGGACAAGGTTAAAGCGCTGCTGGCGGGCGAAGCCGACGCGAACGACACCTATCTGGAAATCCACGCAGGCGCGGGCGGAACCGAGAGTCAGGATTGGGCCGAAATGCTCCAGCGCATGTATGTGCGCTGGGCCGAACGGCGCGGATATAAGGTCGAGATCGTCGACTATCATGGCGGCGAGCAGGCCGGGATCAAGTCCGCGACGCTGCTGATCAAGGGCGAAAACGCCTATGGCTATGCCAAGACCGAGAGCGGCGTGCACCGCCTCGTCCGCATCAGCCCCTATGACAGTTCGGCGCGGCGGCACACCAGCTTCTCGTCGGTGTGGGTCTATCCGGTGATCGACGACAATATAGACATCGAAGTCAACGAAAGCGACCTCAAGATCGACACCTATCGCGCGTCCGGTGCCGGTGGTCAGCACATCAACACGACCGATTCCGCCGTCCGTATCACGCACGTACCCACCGGCATCATCGTCGCCTGCCAGAACCAGCGCAGCCAGCACAAGAACAAGGCGGAAGCCATGAACATGCTGAAGGCGCGGATGTACGAGGCGGAACTGCAACGCCGCGAAGCCGCCGCAAGCGCCGAACATGCGTCCAAGTCCGACATAGGCTGGGGCCATCAGATCCGCTCCTATGTGCTGCAACCGTATCAGATGGTGAAGGATCTGCGCACTGGCGTAGTGTCCACCGCGCCCGACGATGTGCTGGATGGTGCGCTTGATCCCTACATGGCCGCCGCCCTGTCGCAGAAGGTGACGGGCGAGAAGGTCGTCGTCGAGGACGTCGATTGA
- a CDS encoding penicillin-binding protein 1A translates to MDEDAPTTPDSKDFRYRASRDAGSAFARLKDQFGAQWGKRWFRLASYVLLLVFLAVALFWIIFARGLPDAATLLEYEPPLPTIVRDVNGQPVHSYARERRVQLQYADYPPLLIKAYLAAEDKTFFSHHGVDFPGFAGAVFDYVSKLGSGQRARGGSTITQQVAKNLLIGDEYSPTRKVKEMILAWRIENVLSKQQILELYLNQIFLGRNAYGVQAASRAYFDKDVADLKLPEMAYLAILPKGPANYRPESETGMARALERRNWALGEMRDNGFITDAQFAAASLQPLGTVAPHGSPYGSAGGYYVEEVRRRLIQLFGEKAQDGPNSVYAGGLWVRTPLDPEMQGLATTALRAGLQRYDAGKGWSGPVGKINIDNGWQREMAVSSVGIDYDSWRIAVVLSRESGAAQIGFSGGETGTLPASAAQIPYRRIGGPAFNALKPGDLIAVVRNGSEWALRSVPEVSGGMVIEETRSGRIHALQGGFDARLSAYNRATQALRQPGSTIKPFVYASALDNGMTPASIIVDGPFCVYQGGSLGQKCFKNFSGKNAGPQTMRWGVEQSRNLMTVRAASQTGMERVVKTIKTMGIGDYQPYLSFALGAGETTVEKLTNAYAMLVNHGRALSPKVIDYVQDRRGKVIWPTRWRACDGCNAPNWDGKAMPRFTPEGRQLMNPMTAYQVVHITEGVIQRGTATVLRDLERPLFGKTGTTNGPTNVWFVGGSPDLVAGVYLGYDAPRSLGGYAQGGRIAAPIWKQAMAPILAKMPKTPFIAPNGIRMVTIDRRSGKRVYGAWPTNDPKAPVIWEAFKPESEPRRTIRKDEVEAQEKVAAARAASAASRPRNDSDFMQQQGGIY, encoded by the coding sequence ATGGATGAGGACGCCCCGACAACCCCCGACAGCAAGGACTTTCGCTATCGCGCATCCCGCGATGCAGGAAGCGCGTTCGCGCGTCTGAAGGATCAGTTCGGAGCGCAATGGGGCAAGCGCTGGTTTCGGCTCGCCAGTTACGTGCTGCTTCTTGTCTTCCTTGCCGTAGCCTTGTTCTGGATCATTTTCGCGCGCGGCCTGCCCGATGCGGCTACGCTGCTGGAATATGAGCCGCCGTTGCCGACTATCGTGCGGGACGTAAATGGCCAGCCGGTGCACAGCTATGCGCGCGAGCGACGCGTCCAACTGCAATATGCTGATTACCCGCCGCTGCTGATCAAGGCGTATCTAGCCGCTGAGGACAAGACGTTCTTCTCTCACCATGGCGTCGATTTTCCGGGCTTTGCGGGCGCGGTGTTCGATTATGTGAGCAAGCTTGGCTCGGGCCAGCGCGCGCGGGGCGGATCGACGATTACACAGCAAGTCGCCAAGAACCTGCTGATCGGCGACGAATATTCGCCGACGCGCAAGGTGAAGGAGATGATCCTCGCCTGGCGCATCGAAAATGTGCTGTCAAAGCAGCAAATCCTTGAACTGTACCTCAACCAGATATTCCTTGGCCGCAATGCATACGGCGTACAGGCGGCATCGCGCGCATATTTTGACAAGGATGTCGCGGACCTCAAGCTGCCGGAAATGGCGTATCTTGCGATCCTGCCGAAGGGTCCGGCCAACTATCGGCCAGAGAGCGAAACCGGAATGGCGCGGGCGCTGGAGCGGCGCAACTGGGCGCTGGGCGAAATGCGTGACAATGGGTTCATCACCGACGCGCAGTTTGCCGCTGCGTCTTTGCAGCCGCTGGGCACCGTGGCGCCGCACGGCTCGCCCTATGGCAGCGCGGGCGGCTATTACGTCGAGGAAGTGCGGCGGCGGCTGATCCAGCTGTTCGGCGAAAAGGCGCAGGACGGCCCGAATAGCGTCTATGCAGGCGGGCTCTGGGTGCGCACGCCCTTAGACCCTGAGATGCAGGGGCTGGCGACCACCGCCCTGCGTGCAGGGCTACAACGCTATGACGCGGGCAAGGGTTGGTCCGGGCCGGTCGGCAAGATCAATATCGACAATGGCTGGCAGCGAGAGATGGCCGTCAGCTCCGTCGGCATCGATTATGATAGCTGGCGCATTGCGGTCGTGCTGTCGCGCGAAAGCGGTGCGGCGCAGATCGGCTTCTCCGGCGGAGAGACGGGCACACTCCCGGCGAGTGCGGCGCAAATCCCCTATCGCCGCATCGGTGGTCCGGCGTTCAATGCATTGAAGCCCGGCGACCTGATCGCGGTGGTGCGCAACGGCTCCGAATGGGCACTGCGCAGTGTTCCCGAAGTGTCGGGCGGCATGGTGATCGAGGAGACGCGTAGCGGGCGTATCCATGCTTTGCAGGGCGGGTTCGATGCGCGCCTCTCCGCCTATAATCGTGCGACGCAGGCATTGCGGCAGCCGGGGTCCACTATCAAACCGTTCGTCTATGCGTCCGCGCTGGACAATGGGATGACGCCTGCCTCGATCATCGTGGACGGCCCGTTCTGCGTGTATCAGGGCGGCAGTCTGGGGCAAAAATGTTTCAAAAACTTCTCGGGAAAGAATGCGGGGCCGCAGACGATGCGCTGGGGCGTGGAGCAATCGCGTAACCTTATGACGGTGCGCGCGGCGTCGCAGACGGGAATGGAGCGCGTGGTCAAAACCATCAAGACGATGGGGATCGGCGATTATCAGCCCTATCTCTCCTTTGCGCTGGGCGCGGGCGAGACGACGGTCGAGAAGCTAACCAACGCTTATGCGATGCTGGTCAATCATGGCCGCGCGCTAAGTCCCAAGGTCATCGATTATGTGCAGGATCGTCGCGGCAAGGTGATCTGGCCGACGCGCTGGCGCGCTTGCGATGGCTGCAATGCGCCGAACTGGGATGGGAAGGCCATGCCGCGCTTCACGCCCGAAGGACGGCAATTGATGAACCCGATGACCGCATATCAGGTGGTCCATATCACCGAAGGCGTGATCCAGCGCGGCACTGCGACGGTCCTGCGCGATCTGGAGCGCCCCTTGTTCGGTAAGACCGGGACAACCAACGGACCGACGAACGTGTGGTTCGTTGGGGGATCGCCTGATCTGGTCGCAGGCGTATATCTTGGCTACGACGCGCCGCGCAGCCTTGGGGGTTATGCACAGGGCGGTCGGATTGCCGCGCCAATCTGGAAGCAGGCGATGGCGCCTATTCTGGCGAAGATGCCGAAAACGCCCTTCATCGCACCCAACGGTATCCGCATGGTCACCATCGACCGGCGATCGGGCAAGCGTGTCTATGGGGCATGGCCGACCAACGATCCTAAGGCGCCCGTGATCTGGGAAGCCTTCAAGCCCGAATCCGAACCGCGCCGGACCATCCGCAAGGATGAAGTCGAGGCGCAGGAGAAAGTGGCGGCGGCGCGCGCGGCAAGTGCGGCATCGCGGCCACGGAACGACAGTGACTTTATGCAGCAGCAAGGCGGCATATATTAG
- a CDS encoding N-acetylmuramoyl-L-alanine amidase family protein, with translation MMVNERLIFRSPLQRRIVISAGRRRPEEGTSAAMFLALTYSVALMTAPINGTAASMDMVRPPIAFNARPPRKMHSITVPIPPASRGIALPKVEGPRDGSRPLVVIDAGHGGHDPGASNAAAGEQEKDVTLAVSQAIRERLLASGRVRVALTRNDDRFLVLEERYGIARRLSADLFISIHADAAPNAEARGATVYTLSETASDREAARLAARENRSDIINGVNLSGQESAVSNILIDLTQRETMQQSSSFARILQREATPFVPFRSTAHRFASLIVLKAPDTPSILFETGYISNAQDAAFLTSREGQQQIADGVGKAIEVYFARRAAAP, from the coding sequence ATGATGGTAAATGAAAGGTTAATTTTCCGATCGCCTTTACAACGCCGCATCGTGATTTCGGCTGGACGGCGGCGGCCGGAAGAGGGCACAAGCGCGGCCATGTTTCTGGCGCTGACTTATAGTGTTGCCCTGATGACTGCGCCCATCAACGGTACTGCGGCATCCATGGATATGGTGCGGCCGCCAATTGCGTTCAATGCGCGGCCACCGCGCAAGATGCATAGCATCACTGTGCCCATCCCCCCCGCCTCACGCGGCATTGCCTTGCCGAAGGTCGAGGGACCGCGCGATGGTTCCCGTCCGCTAGTCGTGATCGATGCTGGCCATGGCGGTCACGATCCGGGCGCAAGCAATGCCGCGGCTGGGGAGCAGGAAAAAGACGTCACACTGGCGGTGTCGCAGGCCATTCGCGAGCGGCTGCTCGCTTCCGGGCGCGTGCGGGTGGCGCTTACCCGCAATGATGACCGCTTTCTGGTGCTGGAGGAGCGCTATGGCATTGCCCGGCGGCTGAGCGCGGACCTGTTCATTTCCATCCATGCCGATGCAGCGCCCAATGCCGAAGCACGCGGCGCCACCGTATATACGCTTTCCGAAACCGCGTCCGATCGGGAGGCGGCGCGACTGGCGGCGCGGGAGAATCGCTCGGACATCATCAATGGCGTAAACCTGAGCGGTCAGGAATCGGCGGTGTCGAACATCCTGATCGACCTGACGCAGCGCGAGACGATGCAGCAATCGTCCAGTTTCGCGCGCATACTTCAGCGGGAGGCCACGCCGTTCGTGCCTTTCCGCAGCACCGCGCATCGCTTCGCATCGCTGATCGTCCTGAAAGCGCCCGACACGCCTTCCATACTGTTCGAGACGGGATATATCAGCAATGCACAGGACGCGGCGTTCCTCACCTCCCGCGAGGGGCAGCAGCAGATCGCCGATGGTGTCGGCAAGGCCATCGAAGTCTATTTCGCGCGCCGGGCCGCCGCACCATGA